The Euphorbia lathyris chromosome 8, ddEupLath1.1, whole genome shotgun sequence genome has a window encoding:
- the LOC136203480 gene encoding uncharacterized protein: MELATSISSISTLNPTVYGYPHIQIGSFNTRPFFSPWPPTHRPTISRNSYTKMVSNGYIARGTNGFFTNNTVTTSSISKSYVIIDSCVVMPPPKGKNPRAIIKFLGGAFIGAVPQVTYGYLIEQLAKEGFLVILVPYNVTFDHAHAANQVYERFNFCLENILTSGVPGSLTASQLAGLPVFSVGHSNGALLQVLTGSYFCDKIPKANAIISFNNRPATEAVPYFEQLGPLINQMKPIVEASPVYSMARNASGDAWKMLIDTAGAIMPESEREVLTSLTKFVDQLPSVLNQVTEGVSEFKPKPPENRECCRNSYNVLNTLLVKFNSDTIDETDLLEETLKPRIESIGGTLEKVQLNGNHITPCIQEPKWQVGYVYTPADAIVQGLKSLSLSETRELSRTISDWFRRFED; the protein is encoded by the exons ATGGAATTAGCCACTTCAATTAGTTCCATCTCCACCCTAAATCCTACTGTATATGGCTACCCGCACATTCAAATTGGCTCCTTCAACACTCGCCCATTCTTCTCTCCATGGCCACCGACTCACCGTCCTACAATATCAAGAAACTCGTATACCAAAATGGTTTCAAATGGGTATATCGCTAGAGGCACCAATGGCTTCTTCACAAATAACACCGTCACTACCAGTAGCATTAGCAAGTCATACGTCATTATAGACTCTTGTGTGGTGATGCCTCCGCCTAAAGGTAAAAACCCACGCGCTATCATTAAGTTTTTGGGCGGTGCTTTCATTGGAGCTGTTCCTCAAGTCACCTATGG CTATTTGATAGAGCAATTGGCTAAGGAAGGTTTTCTtgttattttggtaccttataaTGTGACCTTTGATCATGCTCATGCGGCAAATCAAGTGTATGAAAGGTTCAATTTTTGCCTGGAAAACATACTAACATCTGGAGTACCTGGTTCTTTAACGGCTTCCCAACTCGCTGGCCTCCCAGTTTTTTCTGTTGGTCATAG CAATGGTGCACTTCTCCAAGTTCTCACAGGAAGTTATTTCTGTGACAAGATACCAAAG GCTAATGCCATAATCTCATTCAACAACAGGCCTGCTACGGAGGCAGTACCATACTTTGAGCAG TTGGGTCCTCTTATTAATCAGATGAAGCCAATTGTGGAAGCATCCCCAGTTTATTCAATGGCTAGGAATGCGTCAG GGGATGCATGGAAAATGCTAATTGATACTGCTGGAGCAATAATGCCAGAAAGTGAACGAGAAGTTCTGACATCATTGACCAAATTTGTTGATCAGTTGCCCTCAGTACTGAATCAG GTTACAGAGGGAGTGTCAGAGTTCAAGCCTAAACCTCCTGAAAATCGCGAATGTTGCAGGAATTCCTATAATGTCCTAAACACGCTACTG GTGAAGTTCAATTCTGATACAATTGATGAGACAGATCTCCTTGAAGAGACCTTAAAGCCTCGTATTGAGTCCATAGGCGGGACATTAGAAAAGGTCCAGTTAAATGGTAACCATATCACACCATGCATACAG GAACCGAAATGGCAAGTAGGTTATGTATACACTCCTGCAGATGCCATTGTACAAGGGCTTAAGTCTCTCTCTCTGAGTGAGACTAGAGAGCTCTCCAGAACTATTAGCGATTGGTTTAGACGCTTTGAAGATTGA
- the LOC136203481 gene encoding uncharacterized protein isoform X1, translating into MASFLASPSFSVTAFSTSSTVHWRNLSTNGGSLYLGLKRLPTIQFSKAANISATRSKCFKTTISCSAQVETLEIVQSTIAKQLSIEVSTVTPETKFADLGADSLDTVEIMMALEEQFGVSIGEGGAENISTVQDAADLIEKVKIASA; encoded by the exons ATGGCTAGCTTCCTCGCATCCCCATCATTTTCTGTCACAGCCTTCTCCACCTCCTCTACGGTCCACTGGAGGAACCTTTCCACCAAT GGAGGTTCCTTATATTTGGGGCTAAAACGTCTCCCAACCATACAATTCTCAAAGGCAGCTAACATTTCTGCAACCAGGTCTAAATGCTTCAAGACTACAATTTCATGCTCA GCTCAAGTAGAAACCCTGGAAATCGTCCAGAGCACAATTGCTAAGCAATTGTCTATTGAAGTAAGCACAGTAACTCCTGAAACCAAGTTTGCAGACCTGGGTGCTGACTCCCTTGATACT GTGGAGATTATGATGGCTTTGGAAGAACAATTTGGGGTGTCTATTGGAGAAGGGGGTGCAGAGAACATTTCCACTGTTCAAGATGCTGCAGATCTCATTGAGAAAGTGAAGATTGCATCTGCTTAG
- the LOC136203481 gene encoding uncharacterized protein isoform X2, whose protein sequence is MQGGSLYLGLKRLPTIQFSKAANISATRSKCFKTTISCSAQVETLEIVQSTIAKQLSIEVSTVTPETKFADLGADSLDTVEIMMALEEQFGVSIGEGGAENISTVQDAADLIEKVKIASA, encoded by the exons aTGCAGGGAGGTTCCTTATATTTGGGGCTAAAACGTCTCCCAACCATACAATTCTCAAAGGCAGCTAACATTTCTGCAACCAGGTCTAAATGCTTCAAGACTACAATTTCATGCTCA GCTCAAGTAGAAACCCTGGAAATCGTCCAGAGCACAATTGCTAAGCAATTGTCTATTGAAGTAAGCACAGTAACTCCTGAAACCAAGTTTGCAGACCTGGGTGCTGACTCCCTTGATACT GTGGAGATTATGATGGCTTTGGAAGAACAATTTGGGGTGTCTATTGGAGAAGGGGGTGCAGAGAACATTTCCACTGTTCAAGATGCTGCAGATCTCATTGAGAAAGTGAAGATTGCATCTGCTTAG